DNA sequence from the Nitrospirota bacterium genome:
AGACCACACTGAGCGTTAGTAAACCTCCCCGTACCCATCGTTGCCACACCTTGTCCCTGTACCTTTTTCAGTAGCATGTAGGAAACTGGCACGATAGTAGCATGGGCTCAAAACCAAGTAAACTTATGCCACAACCCCGGCATAGTCTGTTCAGTATAGAAATGGAATGAATGAGATAGGAAATGACCGAAACGATAACAAGACAGTGGGTTCTAGCGCAGGCTACGGTTGAGGTCAAAGCTGAGCAAGAATTAAATTGTTCTAGACCTTTACCTCAGCCTCTCCCTCCTAATTTCTCCGACGGAAATTTCAGCAACCTGCTAGCTGGCTGCCGGACTCGCAGGCGTTGATGCAGCAGGGGCCTGTTTCTTGGCAGCCGTAGTATCCGGTCGCGTGACGAGTTCGATTGCAACAAGCTTTGCGGCATCGCCGATCCGCCGCCTCGTCTTCACCATCCTCGTATAGCCACCGGAGCGATCTTTAAATCGAACCGCCACGTCGCTGAACAATTTTGAGACAACGTCCTTACTCCGAATAAATGCGAGGGCTTGCCGACGAGCGGGTAATGTTCCCGCCTTGCCAAGCGTGATCATCCGATCCGTAAATCCTCGAATTTCCTTCGCCTTGGCCTCTGTCGTCTCGATACGTTCATGTTCGAGCAACGAGGTTACGAGGCTTCTGAACAGAGCCCACCGATGTTTCGTCTGTCGCCCAAGCTGTCTGCCTTTTTTTCTATGACGCACGGAGTCCCTCTTGTTTCGTTACTCGCTCTTCTGACCGCCGCTGCTCTGTTGCGCTCCGTCCAGCTTCACACCAAGCCCCAAACCCATCTCCGTCAAGATTTCTTTAATTTCGTTGAGCGATTTCTTCCCGAAATTCTTCGTCCTCAACATCTCTCCTTCGGTCTTCTGCACGAGATCTGCAATGGTTTTGATGTTCGCATTCTTCAAACAGTTTGCAGCGCGAACTGACAGCTCCAACTCGTTTACGCTACGGAACAGATGCTTGTTGACTTCCCGTTGCCCTTCATCGCCTCCGAGATCGGCACGCCCTTCGACTCGTTCATCGGGATTGATAAAGATATCGATGTGATCACGCAAAATGCCTGCCGCCGTAGACACGGCATCGCGCGGCGAGATGGTCCCATCCGTCCAGACTTCCAAAGTCAGCTTGTCGTAATCGGTCATGCGTCCGACACGAGCATTCTCCACATGAAAGTTCACGCGCTTGATCGGTGAAAACACCGAGTCAATCGCAATCACACCGATCGGCAACCCTTCTTCCTTATTTCGCTCGGCAGGCACATAGCCCCGTCCATGCTTCACCGTCATTTCCATATCGAACGAGGCATCTTTGTCCAACGTCGCAATATGGAGATTCGGGGTTAAGATGGTGACGTCCGCGTCATGAATAATATCGGAGCCCTTTGCTTCGCCCGGCCCTTTTTTCTTGAGGCGGAGCGTCTTCGGCTTATCGGTGTGTAAGGCAAGCCGCAGTCCTTTGACATTCAAAATAATTGAAGTCACATCCTCTGTGATCCCAGGGATCGTGGAAAACTCGTGCAGGACCCCCTCAATTTTCACCGTAGTCACAGCCGCACCAGTCAGCGACGACAACAGCACACGCCGTAATGCGTTGCCGACCGTGGTCCCAAATCCACGCTCATAGGCTTCAGTCGTAAACCTGCCGAACGTTTGAGAATGCGTGTCCTTGTCGACTTCCACCCGCATCGGGATCTGAAAGTCTTTCATTGCTTTAATCATGACTCCCCCTTCATCTCATCGAATAGCCGACAGCTGAGCAGGACCAGTTCACGGCAGAAACCGGCTTCCACAATCCACGCCTACCTGGAATACAATTCCACCACCATCTGCTCATTCACCGGCAACGAAATCTGGTCTTTCGACGGCAGTGCTCGCACCGTCCCCCTAAAGGCTGTCTTGTCGAGATCCAACCACTCTGGAATGCCTCGTCCCTCGACAGACTCCAAAGCCGTTTGGATCGAAACCAATGTGCGGCTTCGCTCCCTAACGCTGATGACATCTCCCGCTTTGACCTGTGCACCAGGCACATTGATTTTTCGGCCATTCATGGTCAGATGTCCGTGGCTCACCAGTTGCCTGGCTTCTTTTCGCGAGGCGCCGAACCCTAATCGGTAGGCGACATTGTCCAACCGGCATTCCAGCAAGCGCAGGAGCACTTCTCCTGTAATACCGGACTGGCGCTCCGCGCGCTCAAACACTCCGCGAAACTGGCACTCCATCAAACCGTAAATTCTGCGGAGCTTCTGTTTCTCTCTCAGCTGCGTGCTGTACTCAGAGTTCCTCGGACGCTTTTGCCCATGCTGTCCAGGAGGATAGCTTCGTCGCTCGATAGCGCACTTCTCTGTCATACAGCGCGAACCTTTCAGAAACAATTTCTCACCTTCTCGCCGACACAACCGACAGACGGGACCGCGATACTTTGCCACTGCTTCCTCCTCGTTCTTCGTTAACCGTTACTCAATAACCGGGTTTCCTGTCCTGCCGCTTCACGTATCACGATGAACGATCCACTTCTTCAGACACGACGCCGCTTAGGGGGACGGCATCCGTTGTGGGGGATCGGTGTCACATCTCGAATCATATGGATCCGCAATCCAGCGGACTGGAGAGAGCGAATCGCCGATTCACGACCGGACCC
Encoded proteins:
- the rpsD gene encoding 30S ribosomal protein S4, encoding MAKYRGPVCRLCRREGEKLFLKGSRCMTEKCAIERRSYPPGQHGQKRPRNSEYSTQLREKQKLRRIYGLMECQFRGVFERAERQSGITGEVLLRLLECRLDNVAYRLGFGASRKEARQLVSHGHLTMNGRKINVPGAQVKAGDVISVRERSRTLVSIQTALESVEGRGIPEWLDLDKTAFRGTVRALPSKDQISLPVNEQMVVELYSR
- a CDS encoding DNA-directed RNA polymerase subunit alpha, whose amino-acid sequence is MIKAMKDFQIPMRVEVDKDTHSQTFGRFTTEAYERGFGTTVGNALRRVLLSSLTGAAVTTVKIEGVLHEFSTIPGITEDVTSIILNVKGLRLALHTDKPKTLRLKKKGPGEAKGSDIIHDADVTILTPNLHIATLDKDASFDMEMTVKHGRGYVPAERNKEEGLPIGVIAIDSVFSPIKRVNFHVENARVGRMTDYDKLTLEVWTDGTISPRDAVSTAAGILRDHIDIFINPDERVEGRADLGGDEGQREVNKHLFRSVNELELSVRAANCLKNANIKTIADLVQKTEGEMLRTKNFGKKSLNEIKEILTEMGLGLGVKLDGAQQSSGGQKSE
- the rplQ gene encoding 50S ribosomal protein L17 → MRHRKKGRQLGRQTKHRWALFRSLVTSLLEHERIETTEAKAKEIRGFTDRMITLGKAGTLPARRQALAFIRSKDVVSKLFSDVAVRFKDRSGGYTRMVKTRRRIGDAAKLVAIELVTRPDTTAAKKQAPAASTPASPAAS